The Buchnera aphidicola (Meitanaphis elongallis) sequence CTTGTGATAGTCTAAGTGATCTGATGTAATATTTGTAAGTATCGCAATCGAGAAATATAGGTGTGATACTCTATTTTGTATAATTCCGTGTGAAGAAACTTCCATAACAATCGTTCTAATATTGTCTATTGACATTTTTTTTAAAAATTTTTGTATATTTATGGGAGATTCAGTTGTATTTTTAGATGGTTTTAGATTATTGTAAGTTCCATTTCCTAAAGTTCCCATAATTCCTATTTTATGATTTAATAAATTGCTCCATTGAGCAATCATATGAGCTACAGTACTTTTTCCGTTAGTTCCAGTAATTCCGATGAGTGTTAGCATTTCGTTTATTTTATAATATCTACTTGATATCTTAAATAAATATTGAGATAATTCAAAAAAATAAATTATAGGAATTTTTTTTTCTGTGTATGTTATATATCCGTGGTACTTGATTTGTTTGGTTTCACAGAGAATAGCTATTGCTCCGTTCTTTATAGATTTTTTAATAAAGATTTTTCCATGACATTTGGTACCTTGTAATGCACAAAATAAATATCCCGAAGTTACCTTTCGACTATCTGATGTTATCCCTGTTATTTTATATGTGCGTATTATGTTTATCCATGGTTTTAATAAATTTTTTAAATCATGTTTCATTTTTTATTTGAAGTTTGTGTATTTAATGTGTTAATAAATCATCAGGTCTAACATTTGTTATTTTTAATACAAAATTCATAATTGAACTAAATACTGGAGCAGAAATTGTACCTCCATAATATCCTCCTGCTTTTGGATTATTAATCATGACAATTAAAGAAAATTGTGGATTGCTGATTGGAGCAACTCCTACTATATATGAAACATACTTATTAATGTATTTTCCATTAGAATCTACTTTTTTTGCAGTCCCTGTTTTTGCTGCTACTTTGTATCCTTTAATTGCTGCTTTTGTTCCTACACCTCCTGGTTTGGTGACTGATTCGAGCATATTTAATACAACTTTTACTAAAGATTTAGAAAATATTTGTATTTCTTTAGTTTTTTTGTTGGTTTTAATAATAGATAGAGGTTTGTTTAATCCATATCTTCCAATTATGGTGTAAACATTAGCTAATTGCAATGGTGTAACCATTAATCCATATCCAAAAGAAAACGTTACTTTGTCTAAAGTAGACCAATATTTTTTTTTGGGATAAATTCCGTTTGTTTCTCCTATTAGTCCTAAATTAGTCGATTTTCCTAAACCAAATCTAGAATAGATGTCTGTTAATTCAAATGCTGGCATGAGCAATGCTAATTTAGATACACCGGTATTGCTTGATTTTTTTAAAATTTCGGTTATTGATAGTTTTTTGTTATATGATACATCTTGTATGATATGATGATGTACTATAAATGGAGTTGTATCAATTATAGATTTTGGAGTAATTATTTTTTTTTGTAAAGCTTTCATAATTACCATGGGTTTAACTGTAGATCCTGGTTCAAACATATCAGTAATAGCTTTATTACGAATTAATTCCATGGATATTGTTTTTAGATTATTTGGATTGTAGGTAGGACTATTAACCATAGCTAAAATTTCTCCAGTTTTAATATTTATTAAAATTGCCGTTCCAGATTGAGCTTTATTGAAATTTACAGCATGGCTTAATTCGCGATATATAATTGTTTGTAATCTTATATCTATACTTAAGTTTATATTGTGAGGTACATTTTTTTTTACTAATGAAACGTTTTCAATAACATTTCCAAATTTATCTGTTCTAATTTTTCGTTTACCTGGAATACCTTTTAGTAGTTTATCAAAACTTTTTTCTATTCCTTCGATTCCAATTCCATCTGTATTAGTTAATCCAACTAATTGCGAGATTATTTTTCCAGAGGGATAGTATCGTTGAAAGTTGTCTACAACATATATACCTGGAAAGTTTAGGCTTTTTATATATTTTCCAATTTCTGGACTAACTTTTCGCGCTAAATATGTAAATCTACTATTTTTGAAATGATTGATTTTATATATGATTTTTTTTAAAGGAATCGATAAAGCTTGTGATAGTGCTTTCCATTTTTTATTAACGATTACTTTTTTTTTAAAAAGAATAGCTTAGGATCAATACAAATATCATTTACAGGTATACTTATAGCTAATATATTACCTGATCTATCTTTAATGGTTCCTCTTGAATTTAGTTCTATTTGTATTCTGGATGTGCGTAAATCGCTTTCTTTTATTAACTGTTTGGTTTTAAATAATTGTAGTACAGTTATTTTGAATAAAATTATGGTAATTGAAATAATTATAATGCTACATAAAATTATAAATCGATTGTTTAGGCAATAGTTTTTGTTTTTAGGGTTATCAAGTTGAATGTCATTAATAATATATTTCATGAAGATAAATATTTCCTATTATTTTAATAATTATTGCAAAAAAATGTTCTCTTTTGATGGATTAGAATATGTCATTTTTAGTTGTTTTATAGCATTTTTTTCGATTTTTTTATGAGAGGTTAACAAATTTCTTTCTAAAATTAGATTTTTCCATTCTGTTCTTTCTTTTTTTGCAAGTATATTTAATGTTTCTTCTTGTGAAATTAGTAATCGTGTTTTGTGAATTATAGTAATTGTTAATATAGAAGAAATAGTAATCATGACGAGCAAAACTAATAGTTTCTTATTTAGTTTTATTAGATCATTCAAGATAATTGTAGATAAATTATAGATAGTGTTACTCATTTTTACCTCTCTTTTCAGAAACTCTTAATATTGCACTACGTGATCTTGGATTATTATTAATTTCAATTTGTGTTGGCACGATCTTACTAATAATTTTTAATGTAGTTTTTTTTAAATAGTTTAGTTGTGTTTCACTAATGGCTATTCCAGAAGGAATAAATGGCATTTTACTATTTTCAATAAAAAATTTTTTAACAATGCGATTTTCAAGTGAATGAAAGCTAATTATTGCTAATCGACCTCCAGGAGCTAATAGTTCTAATGCATATTTTAGAGCTTTTTTAAGTTCATCCAGTTCTTGATTAATATGTATTCTTATTGCTTGAAACGTTTTTGTAGCAGGATGTTTTTTTCTTTTTGGAACAATTTTTTTTATGAGATCAACGAGTTCAGTAGTTTTAGTAATAGGTTTAATTTTGTTTTGTTGTACGATTTTATTAGCTATTTTTTTTGCAAAATATTCTTCTCCAAATTTGTATAATACTTGTGAAATAGATTTTGCGTTAGATTTAAATAACCATTTAGATGCTGTAATTCCTATTTTTGGGTTCATTCGCATATCAAGTGGTTCATCTGACAAAAAAGAGAATCCTCGATAAGAGTTGTGAATTTGCATAGATGATATTCCTAAATCCAGCAATATTCCATCTATTTTTTTCATGACATGTGTTTCTCTCAAATTTTTCAATACATTAGAAAAATTTCCTGAGATCATATGAAATTTGTTGTCTTTAATTGCATGTGCTATATTAATGGATGATGGATCTTTGTCAATAGCATACAATTTCCCTTTCTCATTTAAATATTTCAAAATTTCTGTTGTGTGACCCCCGCATCCAAATGTACAATCAATATAAGTTCCATTTTTTTTGATATTTAGTGATTTTATTGTTTCCTTTTTTAAAACAGGAATGTGAGCTAAATTTAGTTTTTTCATGATTTGGTTGTAGCATATAGAGATATTTTCATGGTATAACTTATAAAAATGATTAAACTATTAATAATAAATTTTTTAATGCAATTTAATTATATAAAACAAAACTATGTTATAATGATAAATATTATTTAAAACTTTTAATATAACGTATTAATAATTTTATTATATTTAAGAATAATGATTAAGATGATTAGGTTCTAGATACACTTATTATTCCTGAACGAGAAATTTCGATGATTTCAGATATGTCTCTTATAACTGCTAAATATGAATCTAATTTGTTACTGGTTCCTGATAGTTGTATCGTATAATGCAACGATGTTACATTTACAATTATTCCTTGAAAAATATCTGTAATGTGTTTAAGTTCTTTACGAGTACTACTTGTAGTACTTTTAATTTTGACTAATATGATTTCTCGTTCTAAATAATTGTCATGTTCTATTTCAGTTACTCTCAATACATCTATTAATTTATGTAGTTGTTTTTCAATTTGTTCAATTATTTTTTCGTCTCCTATTGTTTGTATTGTTATTTTTGATAAAGATGAATCTTCTGTAGGTGCTACTGTTATACTTTCTATATTATATCCTCTTTGTGAAAATAAGCCTACTACTCTTGATAATGCTCCAGATTCGTTTTCTAATAAAACAGATATGATTCTTTTCATGGATTTATTTTTTATTTTTTCTCAATAACATGCTATTCATTCCACCATTACGAATTTGCATAGGATATACGTGTTCGTTGGGATCAATAGTTATATCAACAAAAACTAAATTTCCTTTATGTAATTTTTCTAAAGATAATTTTAATTGTTCTTCTAGGTTTTTAGGATTTTCTACTGATATTCCTATATGGCCGTATGATTCTGCTAGTTTTACAAAATTTGGTAGTGACTTCATGTAAGAATGAGAATGTCGTCCTGAATAAATTATATCTTGCCATTGTTTAACCATACCTAAAGATTTATTGTTTAAATTTAATATTAATATTGGTAATTTATATTGCATTGCTGTAGACAGTTCTTGAATGTTCATTTGGATACTTCCATCTCCAGTAATACAAATCACGTTTTTTTTTGGTAGTGCTAGTTTAACACCTAATGCAGCTGGTAAACCAAAGCCCATAGTACCTAATCCACCTGAATTGATCCATCTTCTAGGTTTGTTAAAAGGATAATATAGTGCTGCAAACATTTGATGTTGTCCTACGTCTGACGTAACATAAGCTTTTCCTTGAGTTAGTTTCCAAATAGTTTTTATAACGTTTTGTGGTTTAATTTTTTTACTGTTGTTTTGAAAATTTAAGCTATTTATGTTTTTCCAATTATTAATTTTTATCCACCATTTTTTAAGACAACAAAATTCTTTTATAGATGTGTCGTGATCTATGTATTGTAACATTTGTGTTAGTATATGTTTTGCATTTCCTACAATTGGAATATGTGCAGTAATTGTTTTAGATATAGATGTTGGATCGATGTCAATATGTATAATTGTAGCATTAGGACAATATTTTTCAACGTTATTAGTTGTTCTGTCATCAAATCGTACCCCAATTGCTAAAATTGCATCTGAGTTGTGCATAGCCATGTTAGCTTCATAAGTGCCATGCATGCCTAGCATTTGAAGATTCTGAGGATGATTTCCAGGAAATGCCCCAAGTGCCATTAACGAAGTAGCAACCGGAATATTAATTTTTTCTGCAAATATTTTTAATTCTTTGTGACTGTTTGAGCTAATAACCCCCCCTCCTACATAAATTATAGGCTGTTTTGCTAACTTTAGAATATCAATAGCTTTCTTTATTTGCCCAAGATGTCCTTTAATTATTGGATTATAAGATCTTATATTTACTTCAGTTGGCCATATATATGGTTTCTTGTTATCTGAATTAAGAATGTCTTTTGGTAAGTCAATAACTATTGGACCTGGTCGACCACTTGATGCTAACCAAAATGCTTTTTTAAAAGTAATGGGAATATCTTCTGTTCTTTTTACTAAAAAACTATGTTTAACTATTGGACGCGAAATACCAATCATATCACATTCTTGAAATGCGTCATAACCTATTAAAGATGATGCTACTTGTCCTGATATTACTACTATAGGTATAGAGTCCATGTAGGCTGTGGCAATACCTGTAATAGCATTAGTTGCTCCTGGCCCAGAAGTTACTAACACTACTCCTACTTTTCCAGTAGCTCGTGCATATCCATCAGCCATATGAGTAGCTCCTTGTTCATGGCGTACTAAAATATGTTTAATTTTATTGGTTGATTTTAAAGAATCATATATATCTAGTACTGCTCCTCCAGGATATCCAAAAATATGTTGAACACCTTGGTCAATCAGTGATTGAACAACCATCTCAGATCCTGATAACATTACCATTATTTTTCCTAATTGCGTTGTATTATATTTAACTCAAATATATTTTATGAATAAAGATTTGATATATATATTGAATCATTTATATAAGATGAATTTGACATTTATTAAATTTATATAGGTAAATACATGAATTATGATTGTTAATCAAGTATATAAAATTTATAATAAAATGTTTATTAAAAAATGTAAATTGATATCGTGTTAGTTTTAATTTTTTTAGTATTTTAAGATATAACATTAATGTTCGAAAAGTATGTATTTTAAATATTTTTTAAAACATACGAAATTGCGGTGAAATCCATGTTGATAAGGTAGATTTATACTTTTTTATTAAAAAGATTGTTAACTTTTCTTTAATAGCAATCTTTTAGCTCAATAAAAATCTAATATCATTAATCCTGTATCCCGTGCATCTATTCTAATGCTAATTTTGTGATTATACTTACTAAATTAGGTCAGTTGTAGCAGGATTTCCTGCAGTAGGATCAATTAAATATAAAATTTTTTAAATAATAATAATTTTTATAAGTTTCTGATGTATTCTAATAGCGTTGTTGTAAAATTTTATAGCTATATGAATTTTTTTGTATATTTGTTAGTTCATAGATAGAGCTATCATTTTAGGATTAGAGTAACTGCTATTAACATGGGCAATAACTACACCTCCAACTGAAATACTATAATCTGTTACTTCTTTTCTATCTAGTAGTTTTCCTAAATGATCTGCGATAAAACCTTCTCTTAGCGTAGATAGGTCTAACACTATATTTTTAATGTTTTTAGGTAATGTTTTTCATTTTTAATGAGTTTTACATATTTTGGTCCTTTTATTGAGAGAGTATGTTGAATTGTTTTGAATATGAGAATATTATTTGGTGGTTTCTTAGGTCCAAATTCCCCCCATATATTTACTAATGTTTCTATAACAATGTCTAAAGAGTTATATGTTTTTTCCTATTGATAGAGTTGATAATATAATTTTTTCTAAATTTTTGCTAATATGTTTGGATATAGTACTTTTATAATCGTTGAATTGTGAAATACTAGAATGTCTTTTCCAAAAAGATAATTCTTGGTTATTATTATACATTTGTTATTTAATATTTTTATTAATATGTTTTCATTTTTTGTGTTTACTAATAAAATTTATCTTCCATATTGTACTCATGTTTTTCCAGGCAAATAAATTGTTTTATTTGGTTTTTATATATAAATTTATATGTGATATTACAAATAAAAAAATACTTTGTGACAACGTTTTTATCATCTCTCGATACATTTTGTGAAAAAATTTGCATTTGTACATATTATGTACTTCATAATTTTAAATGGTAAATTAAAGTAAACTAGAGACATAAATTTTGGTGTAAAATTTTTAGTATATTTGTTATGTGTGAATAGTTTTTCATTATATTTTATGTATTGGTTTTTAGCAATGTACATTGTTTGATTATATTGTATTTAATATGAAATATAATATTTATTTGAATTTTATACAATTTGATTTTGGTATTATATTTTTATTAATATTTTGCATGCATTGAAGCATGTTACATAACGCAGTAAACATTTGATTTGAGAGTACATTTTTTAAATTTTTATTATTTTATTAACATAATTTATTTAATTTAACCATGAGAAAAAAATGAACATTACAGAATTGATGTTACGAACGGTTTTTATATTTATGATTTTATTGTTAAATTTAGGTTTGTCATGGAACGGATCACCGCCGTCTTCGCATATTACTACACGTTTAGAATCTACAAATATTAGTTTGGCACCAATGTTAGAAAAAGTAATGCCTTCTGTAGTTAGTATAAATATTGAAGGTAGTACTATAATTCAACGTTCTTATGTTCCTCATCAATTTCAATCATTTTTTGAAGACATGGTTCCATTATGTCAAGAAGAGTTTTTATTAAAAGAATTACCATTGTGTCAAGAGAAGCTAAATAATTACCCTAATCGAGGAAAATTTCATGCATTAGGATCAGGGGTAATTATAGATTCTGAAAAAGGATACATAGTTACTAATAATCATGTTGTTGATCATGCTAATAAAATTCAAGTGCAGTTAAGTAATGGTAGTCAGTACAATGCTAAAATAATTGGTAGAGATGCGCGTTTTGATATTGCTTTAATTAAATTAGATAGAGTTAAAAATTTAAAAGCAATTAAAATTGCTGATTTGAACTCATTAAGAGTAGGAGATTATGTTGTTGCTATTGGAAATCCTTATGGTTTAGGTGAAACTGTTACTTCTGGAATTGTTTCTGCTTTGAATCGCACTGGATTAAATATTGAAAATTATGAAAATTTTATTCAAACTGACGCGGCTATCAATCGAGGAAATTCAGGAGGAGCATTAATTAATTTGAAAGGAGAATTAATTGGAATTAATACTGCAATTTTAGCTCCAGAAGGTGGAAATATAGGTATAGGATTCGCGATCCCAGTTAATATAGTTCAAAGTTTGGCTAATCAAATGATAATGTATGGTCAAGTGCATCGTAATGAATTAGGAATTATAGGTACAGAATTGAGTTCTGATTTAGCACAGGCTATGAACCTTGACATACATAGAGGAGCTTTTGTTAGTCGAGTTCTATCAAAGTCTTCAGCTGATATTGCAGGAATACAACCTGGAGATGTAATTATTTCTTTAAATAAAAAACCTATTTTTAGTTTTTTAGCATTACGTGCTGAAATAGCTTCTTCACCAATTAATACTAAAATTGAATTAGGCCTATTAAGAAACAGAAATTTTAAATCTGTAACAGTAGAATTGAAACCACGTATAACAAATAAAATTGATTCTGTTAGTTTGTATTCAGCA is a genomic window containing:
- the ftsL gene encoding cell division protein FtsL, yielding MSNTIYNLSTIILNDLIKLNKKLLVLLVMITISSILTITIIHKTRLLISQEETLNILAKKERTEWKNLILERNLLTSHKKIEKNAIKQLKMTYSNPSKENIFLQ
- the rsmH gene encoding 16S rRNA (cytosine(1402)-N(4))-methyltransferase RsmH gives rise to the protein MKKLNLAHIPVLKKETIKSLNIKKNGTYIDCTFGCGGHTTEILKYLNEKGKLYAIDKDPSSINIAHAIKDNKFHMISGNFSNVLKNLRETHVMKKIDGILLDLGISSMQIHNSYRGFSFLSDEPLDMRMNPKIGITASKWLFKSNAKSISQVLYKFGEEYFAKKIANKIVQQNKIKPITKTTELVDLIKKIVPKRKKHPATKTFQAIRIHINQELDELKKALKYALELLAPGGRLAIISFHSLENRIVKKFFIENSKMPFIPSGIAISETQLNYLKKTTLKIISKIVPTQIEINNNPRSRSAILRVSEKRGKNE
- the ilvN gene encoding acetolactate synthase small subunit produces the protein MKRIISVLLENESGALSRVVGLFSQRGYNIESITVAPTEDSSLSKITIQTIGDEKIIEQIEKQLHKLIDVLRVTEIEHDNYLEREIILVKIKSTTSSTRKELKHITDIFQGIIVNVTSLHYTIQLSGTSNKLDSYLAVIRDISEIIEISRSGIISVSRT
- the ilvB gene encoding biosynthetic-type acetolactate synthase large subunit; this encodes MVMLSGSEMVVQSLIDQGVQHIFGYPGGAVLDIYDSLKSTNKIKHILVRHEQGATHMADGYARATGKVGVVLVTSGPGATNAITGIATAYMDSIPIVVISGQVASSLIGYDAFQECDMIGISRPIVKHSFLVKRTEDIPITFKKAFWLASSGRPGPIVIDLPKDILNSDNKKPYIWPTEVNIRSYNPIIKGHLGQIKKAIDILKLAKQPIIYVGGGVISSNSHKELKIFAEKINIPVATSLMALGAFPGNHPQNLQMLGMHGTYEANMAMHNSDAILAIGVRFDDRTTNNVEKYCPNATIIHIDIDPTSISKTITAHIPIVGNAKHILTQMLQYIDHDTSIKEFCCLKKWWIKINNWKNINSLNFQNNSKKIKPQNVIKTIWKLTQGKAYVTSDVGQHQMFAALYYPFNKPRRWINSGGLGTMGFGLPAALGVKLALPKKNVICITGDGSIQMNIQELSTAMQYKLPILILNLNNKSLGMVKQWQDIIYSGRHSHSYMKSLPNFVKLAESYGHIGISVENPKNLEEQLKLSLEKLHKGNLVFVDITIDPNEHVYPMQIRNGGMNSMLLRKNKK
- a CDS encoding Do family serine endopeptidase, coding for MNITELMLRTVFIFMILLLNLGLSWNGSPPSSHITTRLESTNISLAPMLEKVMPSVVSINIEGSTIIQRSYVPHQFQSFFEDMVPLCQEEFLLKELPLCQEKLNNYPNRGKFHALGSGVIIDSEKGYIVTNNHVVDHANKIQVQLSNGSQYNAKIIGRDARFDIALIKLDRVKNLKAIKIADLNSLRVGDYVVAIGNPYGLGETVTSGIVSALNRTGLNIENYENFIQTDAAINRGNSGGALINLKGELIGINTAILAPEGGNIGIGFAIPVNIVQSLANQMIMYGQVHRNELGIIGTELSSDLAQAMNLDIHRGAFVSRVLSKSSADIAGIQPGDVIISLNKKPIFSFLALRAEIASSPINTKIELGLLRNRNFKSVTVELKPRITNKIDSVSLYSAIEGAELSDFYLNGQKKGIYVDGVKKNTAAFRIGLRKDDIIIDINKCSISSLDDFRKLLRKKPTVLVFHIKRGNEIIYLVVRD